In Serratia marcescens subsp. marcescens ATCC 13880, a single genomic region encodes these proteins:
- the pdhR gene encoding pyruvate dehydrogenase complex transcriptional repressor PdhR, with the protein MAYSKIRQPKLSDVIEQQLEYLILEGTLRPGEKLPPERELAKQFDVSRPSLREAIQRLEAKGLLLRRQGGGTFVQTNLWQSFSDPLAELLADHPESQFDLLETRHALEGIAAYYAALRGTDEDLARIRDCHIVIQQAQDSGDLDAEADAVMQYQIAVTEAAHNVVLLHLLRCMGPMLEQNVRQNFELLYSRREMLAKVSSHRAGIFEAIVAREPEKAREASHRHLAFIEEILLDLSREHTRRERSLRRLQQRKD; encoded by the coding sequence ATGGCCTACAGCAAAATCCGCCAACCCAAGTTGTCAGATGTTATCGAGCAACAGCTCGAATACCTGATCCTCGAGGGGACACTGCGCCCAGGCGAAAAATTGCCTCCGGAGCGCGAGCTGGCGAAACAATTTGATGTCTCCCGTCCTTCTCTGAGAGAGGCCATTCAGCGCCTTGAAGCGAAAGGGCTGCTCCTGCGCCGTCAGGGCGGCGGCACCTTCGTACAAACTAATCTGTGGCAGAGCTTCAGCGATCCGCTGGCCGAGCTGCTGGCCGACCATCCCGAATCACAGTTCGATCTGCTGGAAACCCGTCACGCGCTGGAAGGCATTGCCGCCTATTACGCGGCGCTGCGCGGCACCGATGAAGATCTGGCGCGCATCCGCGATTGCCACATCGTGATTCAACAGGCTCAAGACAGCGGCGATCTCGACGCCGAAGCCGATGCGGTCATGCAGTATCAAATCGCCGTGACCGAAGCCGCTCACAACGTTGTGTTACTTCACCTGCTACGCTGCATGGGGCCGATGCTGGAACAGAACGTGCGTCAGAACTTTGAATTGCTCTACTCGCGCCGTGAGATGTTGGCAAAAGTGAGCAGCCACCGCGCCGGAATTTTTGAGGCGATTGTGGCACGCGAGCCGGAAAAGGCCCGTGAAGCCTCGCATCGCCACTTGGCGTTTATCGAGGAAATCTTGCTGGATCTCAGCCGGGAGCATACTCGGCGCGAGAGATCGCTACGGCGTCTCCAGCAACGCAAGGATTAA
- the aceE gene encoding pyruvate dehydrogenase (acetyl-transferring), homodimeric type — protein MSERLNNDVDPIETRDWLQAIESVIREEGVERAQFLIDQVLGEARKGGVNVAAGAAAHNYVNTIAVEDEPAYPGNLDLERRIRSAIRWNAIMTVLRASKKDLELGGHMASFQSSATFYEVCFNHFFRARNEKDGGDLVYFQGHISPGVYARAFLEGRLTEEQMNNFRQEVHGNGLSSYPHPKLMPEFWQFPTVSMGLGPISAIYQAKFLKYLEHRGLKDTSEQTVYAFLGDGEMDEPESKGAITIATREKLDNLVFVINCNLQRLDGPVTGNGKIINELEGIFSGAGWQVLKVIWGGRWDELLRKDTSGKLVQLMNETLDGDYQTFKSKDGAYVREHFFGRYPETAALVKDMTDDEIWALNRGGHDPKKIFAALKKAQDTKGKPTVILAHTIKGYGMGETAEGKNIAHQVKKMNMEGVHHFRDRFNVPVADADIEKLPYITFEKDSEEYKYLHERRQALKGYVPTRLPEFTQKLEMPALEDFSSLLEEQNKEISTTIAFVRALNVMLKNKSIKDRLVPIIADEARTFGMEGLFRQIGIYSPNGQQYTPQDREQVAYYKEDEKGQILQEGINELGAASSWLAAATSYSTNDLPMIPFYIYYSMFGFQRIGDLCWAAGDQQARGFLIGGTSGRTTLNGEGLQHEDGHSHIQSLTIPNCISYDPAYAYEVAVIMHDGLVRMYGDNPENVYYYLTTLNENYHMPAMPQGAEEGIRKGIYKLETLEGSKGKVQLLGSGAILRHVREAAQILAKDYGVGSDTYSVTSFTELARDGQDCERWNMLHPTETPRVPYIAQVMSDAPAVASTDYMKLFAEQVRTYVPASDYRVLGTDGFGRSDSRENLRHHFEVDASYVVVAALGELAKRGEIEASVVADAIKKFDINPEKVNPRLA, from the coding sequence ATGTCAGAACGTTTAAACAATGACGTGGATCCGATCGAAACCCGCGACTGGCTGCAGGCGATCGAATCGGTCATCCGTGAAGAGGGTGTTGAGCGAGCTCAGTTTCTGATTGATCAGGTATTGGGAGAAGCCCGCAAAGGCGGCGTTAACGTTGCGGCCGGTGCTGCAGCGCACAACTACGTCAACACCATCGCGGTAGAAGACGAACCGGCCTACCCAGGCAACCTGGATCTGGAACGCCGCATTCGCTCTGCGATCCGTTGGAACGCGATCATGACCGTTCTGCGCGCATCCAAAAAAGACCTGGAGCTGGGCGGCCACATGGCTTCCTTCCAGTCTTCCGCGACCTTCTATGAAGTCTGCTTTAACCACTTCTTCCGCGCACGCAACGAGAAAGACGGCGGCGACCTGGTGTACTTCCAGGGCCACATCTCTCCGGGCGTTTACGCGCGCGCCTTCCTTGAAGGCCGCCTGACCGAAGAACAGATGAACAACTTCCGTCAGGAAGTGCACGGCAACGGTCTGTCCTCTTACCCGCATCCTAAGCTGATGCCGGAATTCTGGCAGTTCCCGACCGTATCCATGGGCCTGGGCCCAATCAGCGCCATCTATCAGGCGAAGTTCCTGAAATACCTGGAACACCGCGGCCTGAAAGACACCTCTGAGCAGACCGTTTACGCCTTCCTGGGCGACGGTGAGATGGATGAGCCGGAATCCAAAGGCGCCATCACCATCGCGACTCGCGAGAAGCTGGACAACCTGGTGTTCGTCATCAACTGCAACCTGCAGCGCCTGGACGGCCCGGTCACCGGTAACGGCAAGATCATCAACGAACTGGAAGGCATCTTCTCCGGCGCAGGCTGGCAGGTGCTGAAAGTGATCTGGGGCGGCCGTTGGGATGAGCTGCTGCGCAAAGACACCAGCGGTAAACTGGTTCAGCTGATGAACGAGACCCTGGACGGCGACTACCAGACCTTTAAATCCAAAGACGGCGCTTACGTGCGCGAGCACTTCTTCGGCCGTTACCCGGAAACCGCGGCGCTGGTCAAAGACATGACCGACGACGAAATCTGGGCGCTGAACCGTGGTGGTCACGATCCGAAGAAAATCTTCGCTGCACTGAAAAAAGCGCAGGACACCAAAGGCAAACCGACCGTTATCCTGGCCCACACCATCAAAGGTTACGGCATGGGTGAAACCGCGGAAGGTAAAAACATCGCTCACCAGGTGAAGAAAATGAACATGGAAGGGGTTCACCACTTCCGCGATCGTTTCAACGTGCCGGTTGCCGATGCTGACATCGAAAAACTGCCGTACATCACCTTCGAGAAAGATTCCGAAGAGTACAAATACCTGCACGAACGTCGCCAGGCGCTGAAAGGCTACGTGCCTACCCGTCTGCCGGAGTTCACCCAGAAGCTGGAAATGCCGGCGCTGGAAGATTTCAGCTCGCTGCTGGAAGAGCAGAACAAAGAGATCTCCACCACTATCGCCTTCGTGCGTGCCCTGAACGTGATGCTGAAGAACAAGTCGATCAAAGATCGCCTGGTGCCAATCATCGCCGACGAAGCGCGTACCTTCGGTATGGAAGGTCTGTTCCGTCAGATCGGTATCTACAGCCCGAACGGCCAGCAGTACACCCCGCAGGACCGTGAGCAGGTTGCTTACTACAAAGAAGACGAGAAAGGCCAAATCCTGCAGGAAGGCATCAACGAACTGGGCGCAGCCTCTTCCTGGCTGGCCGCAGCGACCTCCTACAGCACCAACGATCTGCCGATGATTCCGTTCTACATCTACTACTCGATGTTCGGTTTCCAACGCATCGGCGACCTGTGCTGGGCAGCGGGCGACCAACAGGCGCGCGGCTTCCTGATCGGCGGGACCTCGGGCCGTACTACCCTGAACGGCGAAGGTCTGCAGCACGAAGATGGCCACAGCCACATTCAGTCTCTGACCATCCCTAACTGCATCTCTTACGATCCGGCTTACGCGTACGAAGTGGCGGTGATCATGCACGACGGTCTGGTGCGCATGTATGGCGACAACCCGGAAAACGTGTACTACTACCTGACCACGCTGAACGAAAACTACCACATGCCTGCGATGCCGCAGGGTGCGGAAGAAGGTATCCGCAAGGGTATCTACAAGCTGGAAACGCTGGAAGGCAGCAAAGGCAAGGTGCAGCTGTTGGGCTCCGGCGCCATCCTGCGCCACGTGCGCGAAGCTGCGCAGATCCTGGCGAAGGACTACGGCGTGGGTTCCGACACCTACAGCGTGACCTCGTTCACCGAACTGGCGCGCGACGGCCAGGATTGCGAGCGCTGGAACATGCTGCACCCAACCGAAACGCCACGCGTGCCTTACATCGCTCAGGTGATGAGCGACGCGCCTGCGGTAGCGTCTACCGACTACATGAAACTGTTCGCCGAACAGGTTCGTACTTATGTGCCGGCCAGCGATTATCGCGTACTGGGCACCGACGGCTTCGGTCGTTCGGACAGCCGCGAAAACCTGCGTCACCACTTCGAAGTCGATGCATCTTACGTGGTGGTTGCTGCTCTGGGTGAACTGGCTAAACGCGGTGAGATCGAAGCTTCTGTGGTTGCTGATGCAATCAAGAAATTCGACATCAACCCGGAAAAAGTTAACCCGCGTCTGGCCTAA